A portion of the Staphylococcus felis genome contains these proteins:
- the nusB gene encoding transcription antitermination factor NusB, with translation MSRKLARSQAFQTLFQLEMKNSDLTIEEAIEFIKDDYPNLDFEFIHWLVTGVKDHESILDEKISAHLNGWTIGRLLKSDRIILRMATFEILNSDTPQKVIINEAVELTKQFSDDDHYRFVNGVLSHIHKD, from the coding sequence ATGAGTAGAAAACTAGCAAGAAGCCAAGCTTTTCAAACGTTGTTCCAATTAGAAATGAAAAATTCTGATTTAACAATTGAAGAAGCGATTGAATTTATTAAAGATGATTATCCAAACCTTGATTTTGAATTTATACATTGGCTTGTAACAGGTGTAAAAGACCATGAATCTATATTAGATGAAAAAATATCTGCGCACTTAAATGGTTGGACAATTGGTCGATTGCTAAAGAGCGACCGTATCATTTTAAGAATGGCTACATTCGAAATTTTAAATAGTGATACGCCTCAAAAAGTAATTATTAATGAAGCTGTTGAACTGACAAAGCAATTTAGTGATGATGATCATTACCGTTTTGTTAATGGTGTCTTAAGTCATATTCATAAAGATTGA
- the accC gene encoding acetyl-CoA carboxylase biotin carboxylase subunit produces MKKVLIANRGEIAVRIIRACHELGIQTVAIYSEGDKDALHTQLADEAYCVGPKQSKDSYLNIPNILSIATSTGCDGIHPGYGFLAENGDFAELCEAVQLKFIGPSYKSIQKMGIKDVAKEEMIRANVPVVPGSDGLVETIDKAIETANSIGYPVIIKATAGGGGKGIRIARNEDELINGYKMTQQEAETAFGNGGLYLEKFIENFRHIEIQVMGDEHGNVIHLGERDCTIQRRMQKLIEESPSPIMSEELRKEMGEAAVRAAKAVNYYNAGTIEFIYDLNDNQYYFMEMNTRIQVEHPVTEMVTGVDLVKLQLKVAMGERLPYTQDEITVNGHAIEFRINAENPYKNFMPSPGKITQYLTPGGFGVRIDSACYTNYSIPPYYDSMVAKLIVHQQTREEAIQVGLRALREFVVLGIDTTIPFHINVLNHPVFNEGFFSTKFLEMHDIMKEEH; encoded by the coding sequence ATGAAAAAAGTATTAATAGCTAACCGTGGCGAGATTGCCGTCCGTATTATTCGTGCATGTCATGAATTGGGAATTCAAACAGTCGCAATATATTCAGAAGGCGATAAAGACGCATTACATACTCAATTAGCTGATGAAGCGTACTGTGTTGGTCCTAAGCAATCCAAGGATTCTTATTTAAACATACCAAATATTTTATCCATCGCAACTTCAACCGGATGTGACGGTATTCATCCTGGTTATGGATTTTTAGCTGAAAATGGAGATTTTGCCGAATTATGTGAAGCAGTACAATTAAAGTTTATAGGTCCTAGCTATAAATCGATTCAAAAAATGGGGATTAAAGATGTTGCAAAAGAAGAGATGATACGTGCAAATGTGCCTGTCGTTCCGGGTAGTGATGGGTTAGTTGAGACAATTGATAAAGCCATTGAAACTGCAAATTCAATTGGTTACCCAGTCATCATAAAAGCTACTGCAGGGGGCGGCGGTAAAGGTATTCGTATAGCTCGCAATGAAGACGAACTGATCAATGGATACAAAATGACCCAACAAGAAGCTGAAACCGCATTTGGAAATGGCGGTTTATATCTCGAAAAGTTCATTGAAAACTTTAGACACATTGAAATTCAAGTGATGGGTGATGAACATGGCAATGTCATTCACTTAGGAGAAAGAGATTGTACAATCCAAAGACGCATGCAAAAATTAATTGAAGAATCACCATCTCCTATAATGTCGGAAGAATTAAGAAAAGAAATGGGCGAAGCAGCCGTAAGAGCAGCAAAAGCTGTCAATTATTATAATGCTGGAACGATTGAATTTATATACGATTTGAATGATAACCAGTATTATTTTATGGAAATGAATACACGCATACAGGTTGAACATCCTGTAACCGAAATGGTAACAGGTGTTGACTTAGTAAAATTACAACTTAAAGTCGCAATGGGAGAACGTTTACCATATACTCAAGATGAAATTACTGTCAATGGTCATGCAATTGAATTCCGTATCAATGCAGAAAACCCGTATAAGAATTTCATGCCTTCTCCAGGTAAAATCACACAATATTTAACACCTGGTGGATTTGGTGTGCGCATTGATTCCGCATGCTATACAAATTACTCGATTCCGCCGTATTATGATTCAATGGTTGCAAAACTAATTGTTCATCAACAAACACGAGAAGAAGCCATTCAAGTCGGATTAAGAGCCTTAAGAGAGTTTGTTGTTTTAGGCATAGATACTACAATACCATTTCACATTAACGTACTAAATCACCCAGTATTTAACGAAGGATTTTTTAGCACAAAATTCTTAGAAATGCATGATATTATGAAAGAAGAACATTAA
- the xseA gene encoding exodeoxyribonuclease VII large subunit: protein MEKYLTVSALTKYIKYKFDKDPHLQSVLIKGELSNFKRHSSGHLYFAVKDEETVINAMMFKSQANSLAFDPKEGDQVFIEARVSVYERRGNYQIYVNKMQLDGVGNLYQKFEQLKLKLSKEGLFDKTHKKVIPRYPRKIAILTASTGAAIRDIQNTLYHRYPLVEQIKISTLVQGENAKFDIIEKLAYADQLDVDIIILGRGGGSIEDLWNFNEEDVVRAIFNCKTPVISAVGHETDTTLSDFVADVRAATPTQAAMISTPDQHDLLEALGQTQTILNRFIKQYLKQNYQKLEHYQNYYKFKQPTLLYEQHVQKRDDLDRLLHQTMSRKLELYNQQLTSIKQRLRYKNFKNTIQREQMTVKQLQHSLNHSISNRLKQKRQSFIHHLTLLNNLSPTNTMLRGYSIVHQNNEVVTSVKNLKTNDLIEVTMKDGSIDAIIEKVRWQENDRK from the coding sequence ATGGAGAAGTATTTAACAGTATCTGCACTAACAAAATATATAAAATACAAATTTGATAAAGATCCGCATTTACAATCTGTTTTAATAAAAGGCGAGCTTTCAAACTTTAAAAGACATAGTAGTGGTCATCTTTATTTCGCAGTTAAAGATGAAGAAACAGTCATTAATGCGATGATGTTCAAATCACAAGCAAATTCACTTGCGTTTGATCCTAAAGAAGGCGATCAAGTTTTTATTGAAGCTCGTGTGTCAGTATATGAAAGACGGGGCAATTATCAAATTTATGTTAATAAAATGCAGCTTGATGGTGTAGGGAATTTATATCAAAAGTTTGAACAACTTAAACTCAAATTATCAAAAGAAGGTTTGTTTGATAAAACTCATAAAAAAGTAATTCCTCGCTACCCACGTAAAATTGCAATATTAACTGCTAGCACAGGAGCAGCCATACGTGATATTCAAAACACACTCTATCATCGTTATCCTTTAGTAGAACAAATTAAAATTAGTACACTTGTACAAGGTGAAAATGCTAAGTTTGATATTATTGAAAAATTGGCTTATGCGGATCAGTTAGATGTTGATATCATTATATTAGGTCGTGGTGGTGGTTCAATTGAAGACTTGTGGAACTTTAATGAGGAAGACGTTGTTAGAGCTATATTTAATTGTAAAACACCTGTTATTTCTGCAGTGGGACACGAAACGGATACGACATTAAGTGATTTTGTTGCTGATGTACGAGCGGCAACACCGACACAAGCAGCTATGATCTCCACACCTGATCAGCACGATTTACTAGAGGCTTTAGGTCAAACTCAAACCATTTTAAATCGGTTTATCAAACAATATTTAAAGCAGAATTACCAAAAATTAGAGCATTATCAGAATTATTATAAATTTAAACAACCTACTTTATTATATGAACAACACGTACAAAAGAGAGATGATTTGGATCGATTATTGCATCAGACGATGTCTAGAAAGTTAGAATTATATAATCAGCAACTCACATCTATCAAACAACGTTTACGATATAAAAATTTCAAAAATACCATTCAGCGCGAGCAAATGACAGTTAAACAGCTGCAACATTCTCTTAATCATTCAATATCAAATCGACTCAAACAAAAAAGACAATCTTTTATTCATCATTTAACATTGCTCAATAATTTGAGTCCCACGAATACCATGTTAAGAGGTTACTCTATAGTACATCAAAATAATGAAGTCGTTACGAGTGTCAAAAACTTAAAAACGAATGATTTAATAGAAGTTACAATGAAAGATGGATCTATCGATGCAATTATTGAGAAAGTTAGGTGGCAAGAAAATGACAGAAAATAA
- a CDS encoding M24 family metallopeptidase → MNHRISKIRKILTDKHLDALVVLSDYNRRYLSGFTGTSGALLITQDTLKLITDFRYIKQATEQAPYFDIIKQQENLFDELIQLFKDQSLFNIGFEGHLVSYDSFLKLNKGRHDLISLGTEIETIRQVKDEDEIAIIQKAADIVDAAYEYILTIVKPGMTEKEVKAHLESKMLHLGADDTSFDTIVASGYRGALPHGVASDKVIESGDMVTLDFGAYYNGYASDITRTFAVGQPDPKMIEIYNIVLKAQEAALQQIKPGISGKAIDQVARDVINQEGYGQYFGHSLGHGIGLDVHEQPALSPKSQDTLEINHCVTLEPGIYIEGLGGVRIEDDVLITKNGGQRFTNSTKDLIILKEE, encoded by the coding sequence ATGAACCATAGAATCTCTAAAATCCGAAAAATACTTACTGATAAACATCTTGACGCTTTGGTTGTTTTAAGTGATTATAATAGACGTTATTTATCTGGTTTTACCGGAACAAGTGGCGCCTTGCTGATTACTCAAGATACATTAAAATTGATTACTGATTTCAGATATATTAAACAGGCAACTGAACAAGCGCCATATTTTGATATCATTAAACAACAAGAAAATCTATTTGATGAACTCATACAACTGTTTAAAGATCAATCCTTATTTAATATTGGGTTTGAAGGTCATTTAGTTTCATATGATTCATTTCTGAAGTTAAATAAAGGACGGCATGACTTAATTTCATTAGGCACAGAAATTGAAACAATACGACAAGTCAAAGATGAAGACGAGATAGCCATTATCCAAAAAGCAGCTGATATTGTAGATGCTGCATATGAATATATTTTGACAATTGTTAAACCTGGCATGACAGAAAAAGAAGTGAAAGCTCACCTTGAAAGTAAGATGCTACATTTAGGAGCTGATGATACATCTTTCGATACAATTGTGGCTTCTGGTTACCGCGGCGCATTACCACATGGTGTAGCGTCCGATAAAGTGATTGAGTCTGGAGACATGGTCACATTAGATTTTGGTGCTTATTATAATGGTTATGCATCAGATATTACACGTACATTTGCAGTAGGCCAGCCTGACCCAAAAATGATTGAGATTTATAATATTGTGTTAAAAGCACAAGAAGCTGCTTTACAACAAATTAAACCTGGTATTTCAGGAAAAGCCATTGATCAAGTTGCACGTGATGTGATTAATCAAGAGGGCTATGGCCAATACTTTGGTCACTCATTAGGTCATGGCATCGGGTTAGATGTACATGAACAACCAGCACTCTCACCAAAATCACAAGATACTCTTGAAATCAATCACTGTGTCACGTTAGAACCTGGCATATACATTGAAGGTTTAGGTGGCGTTAGAATTGAAGATGATGTATTAATTACAAAAAATGGCGGCCAACGCTTTACTAATTCCACAAAAGACCTTATTATTTTAAAAGAAGAGTGA
- a CDS encoding SA1362 family protein, whose product MSLSQKIIFGVIIIIALLGLVLNLDLLLWSIMRTIISVGVMIAIIYAIYFFFFMTPTQRKYKMTLWKNKFKWRK is encoded by the coding sequence ATGTCGTTATCACAAAAAATTATATTTGGAGTTATCATTATAATTGCTTTATTAGGATTGGTTTTAAATTTAGATTTACTTTTATGGAGTATAATGCGTACTATTATCTCTGTTGGTGTAATGATAGCAATCATTTATGCTATTTACTTCTTTTTCTTTATGACACCGACTCAAAGAAAATATAAAATGACGTTATGGAAAAATAAATTTAAATGGCGTAAGTAG
- a CDS encoding lipoate--protein ligase family protein, with amino-acid sequence MTETWHFINTGQHDPYYNMALDEALLNFVSRGEIDPVIRFYTWDPPTLSIGYFQRLEKEIDIDMVRKKGYGLVRRQTGGRGVLHDKELTYSVIVPESHPAMPKTVTEAYRVISNGLLEGFKSLGFDAYFAIPRSKEEREKLKQPRSSVCFDAPSWYELVVEGKKIAGSAQTRQKGVILQHGSILQSIDIDDLFDMFIYKNDRLKSKMKDAFVEKAIAINDLSDKHVTLSEMEDAFKKGFAKGLNINFKPLELTKAQQQEVHELEKKYRSDEFLYRK; translated from the coding sequence ATGACTGAAACGTGGCATTTTATTAATACAGGACAACATGACCCTTATTATAATATGGCATTAGATGAAGCGCTATTAAATTTCGTATCTAGAGGGGAAATTGATCCAGTCATACGCTTTTATACATGGGATCCACCAACTTTATCAATAGGTTATTTCCAACGTTTAGAAAAAGAAATCGATATTGATATGGTTCGAAAAAAGGGCTACGGATTAGTAAGAAGACAAACTGGTGGTCGAGGCGTTCTTCACGACAAAGAATTAACTTATAGTGTAATTGTTCCTGAATCGCACCCTGCAATGCCTAAAACAGTGACTGAGGCATACCGCGTCATTTCAAATGGTTTATTGGAAGGTTTTAAATCACTTGGGTTTGATGCCTATTTTGCCATTCCAAGATCTAAAGAAGAAAGAGAAAAACTTAAACAGCCTAGAAGTTCCGTATGTTTTGATGCACCAAGTTGGTATGAACTTGTAGTAGAAGGTAAAAAAATTGCCGGAAGTGCACAGACCCGTCAAAAAGGGGTTATTTTACAGCACGGTTCAATTTTACAGTCCATTGATATCGATGATTTATTTGATATGTTTATCTATAAAAATGATAGATTGAAATCTAAAATGAAAGACGCATTTGTTGAAAAAGCAATCGCTATCAATGATTTGTCTGATAAACATGTTACACTATCAGAAATGGAAGATGCATTTAAAAAAGGGTTCGCCAAAGGGTTAAATATTAACTTCAAGCCTCTCGAATTAACTAAAGCACAACAACAAGAGGTACATGAACTCGAAAAAAAATATCGCTCAGATGAATTTTTATACCGCAAGTAA
- a CDS encoding exodeoxyribonuclease VII small subunit, with the protein MTENKTFEEMMQELEQIVNQLDNDQISLEASLELYQKGMALSKACESTLKDAEKKVSELIEKEADESDESQSE; encoded by the coding sequence ATGACAGAAAATAAAACATTTGAAGAAATGATGCAAGAACTTGAACAAATTGTCAACCAATTAGACAACGATCAAATTTCATTAGAGGCATCTTTAGAATTGTATCAAAAAGGAATGGCGTTATCTAAAGCTTGTGAATCAACATTGAAGGATGCCGAAAAAAAAGTATCAGAATTAATCGAAAAAGAGGCAGATGAAAGTGATGAATCACAGTCTGAATAA
- a CDS encoding Asp23/Gls24 family envelope stress response protein produces the protein MVKSIENYNPKLGNVEIVPEVISIIASIATSEVKGVHGMFSDLKNSTLERLGRKNLSKGVKVETVNNELVINVYCSLNYGTKISDTALKIQESIHSAIKTMTALTPKQINVHISHIEMGLPKS, from the coding sequence ATGGTTAAATCAATTGAGAATTATAATCCGAAATTAGGAAATGTTGAAATTGTGCCTGAAGTCATTTCGATAATCGCAAGTATCGCTACGTCTGAAGTTAAAGGTGTTCACGGAATGTTTTCTGATTTAAAGAACAGTACATTAGAGCGCTTAGGACGTAAAAATTTGAGTAAAGGTGTCAAAGTTGAAACAGTAAACAATGAACTTGTCATCAATGTTTATTGCTCTTTAAATTACGGTACTAAAATTTCAGATACCGCATTAAAAATTCAAGAATCTATTCATAGCGCTATCAAAACTATGACTGCTTTAACACCAAAACAAATAAATGTCCATATTTCTCATATCGAAATGGGATTACCTAAAAGTTAG
- a CDS encoding polyprenyl synthetase family protein: MNHSLNNILEAFNHMINDAIEDSTLNTNLEKSMRYSLEAGGKRIRPLLLLSTLKMLQPESIEKGMKTALALEMIHTYSLIHDDLPAMDDDNLRRGKPTNHKVFGEWLAILSGDALLTKAFEIIASDDTNSAEVKIKLVQLLGQASGHLGMVGGQTLDMQSENQPISLPTLEKIHSHKTGALIRFAVEAATIIAQIPQELSQTLIRFAEHLGVIFQIKDDLLDVYGEATEIGKPVGSDITNHKGTYVTLLGQQNAEKELSQHVNKAESILKDLSTSYHTNDLKALLDLFHQRHH; this comes from the coding sequence ATGAATCACAGTCTGAATAATATACTTGAAGCATTCAATCATATGATAAATGACGCTATTGAGGACTCCACATTAAATACGAATCTAGAGAAAAGCATGCGTTATTCATTAGAAGCTGGCGGAAAACGTATTAGACCACTTTTGTTATTGTCTACTCTAAAAATGTTGCAACCTGAGTCTATTGAAAAAGGTATGAAAACTGCGCTAGCATTAGAAATGATTCATACCTATTCTCTTATACACGACGATTTACCTGCAATGGATGATGATAATTTGAGAAGAGGAAAACCGACAAACCATAAAGTGTTTGGCGAGTGGTTGGCAATCTTATCAGGTGATGCTTTGTTAACTAAAGCATTTGAAATCATAGCAAGTGATGATACCAATTCAGCTGAAGTGAAAATCAAGCTCGTTCAACTTTTAGGTCAAGCAAGCGGACATTTAGGTATGGTTGGAGGCCAAACTTTAGATATGCAAAGTGAAAATCAACCCATAAGCTTACCAACACTAGAAAAAATTCACTCACATAAAACTGGAGCACTTATACGTTTTGCTGTTGAAGCCGCTACAATTATTGCTCAAATACCGCAAGAACTATCACAAACACTGATACGTTTCGCTGAACATTTAGGAGTTATCTTTCAAATTAAAGATGATTTACTAGATGTCTATGGAGAAGCTACTGAAATTGGTAAACCAGTTGGCAGTGATATCACCAATCATAAAGGTACATATGTTACTCTTTTAGGGCAACAAAATGCTGAAAAAGAGTTGTCTCAACATGTCAATAAAGCTGAATCAATCTTAAAAGATTTATCAACTTCATACCATACCAATGATTTAAAAGCATTACTCGATTTATTCCATCAACGGCATCACTAA
- the accB gene encoding acetyl-CoA carboxylase biotin carboxyl carrier protein, producing the protein MNFKEIKELIEILNNSNLTEINIENKGSIVNLKKEKEIVTTHTPIPQSTTHVPTQHSVENTQSTESNTTNSVDENLKTITAPMVGTFYKSPSPEESAYVKEGDQVSPDTTVCILEAMKLFNEIQAEVSGEIVEILVEDGQMVEYGQALFKVK; encoded by the coding sequence ATGAATTTTAAAGAAATAAAAGAGTTGATTGAGATTTTAAACAACTCTAATTTGACTGAAATCAACATTGAAAATAAAGGGTCAATTGTTAATCTAAAAAAAGAAAAAGAAATTGTAACAACACATACTCCAATACCACAATCGACTACTCATGTACCAACACAACATTCAGTAGAAAACACGCAAAGCACTGAGTCAAATACAACAAATTCAGTTGATGAAAACTTAAAAACAATTACTGCTCCAATGGTCGGAACTTTTTATAAATCACCATCTCCTGAAGAAAGCGCATATGTTAAAGAAGGAGATCAAGTCTCACCAGACACAACAGTTTGCATACTTGAAGCAATGAAGTTATTTAATGAAATTCAAGCCGAAGTATCTGGCGAAATCGTAGAAATATTAGTTGAAGATGGACAAATGGTTGAGTATGGCCAAGCATTGTTTAAGGTGAAATAA
- the dxs gene encoding 1-deoxy-D-xylulose-5-phosphate synthase, whose translation MDIKHIQNPSFLKELSIEELKELSEDIRKFLIETCAITGGHIGANLGVVELTIALHKHFNSPKDKIIWDVGHQSYIHKILTGRSTQFNTLRQYKGLCGFPKLKESEHDVWEAGHSSTSLSAAMGIAKARDILKDQYHVVPVIGDGALTGGMALEALNNIGHDRTNMTIILNDNEMSIAPNVGAMHNMLGRIRMNQGYNRLKLDAEHVLSKLPGGSRLRESADRIKDSLKYLVVDGAFFEELGIRYIGPVDGHSFEELEDALKAADSINKPVLIHVVTKKGKGYRPAENDKIGTWHGLGPYKLETGEQIKGQTNAPSWSQLMSDEILSYAKNDRRIVAITPAMPVGSKLTKFQSELPDQFFDVGIAEQHAVTMAAGLAIQGMKPYVAIYSTFLQRAYDQVLHDVDRQNLNVIFGVDRSGLVGADGETHQGIYDVGFLTQFPNMIVMMPKDENEAKDLVYTAMHYEQGPIAIRYPRGNGLGVTINDKRAHVPIGSWEKLSSGKDVVLISYGPTVQSIQEAAKILKEKGIYATVINARYIKPMDFEMLDSIGQSNLPVITVEEGMLNGGLGSQIANYLTDHEYTNRIKRLGINNEYIEHGDVNKILDDLGLASGAIANTTELFINSKESQL comes from the coding sequence ATGGATATAAAACATATACAAAATCCTTCATTCTTAAAAGAACTTTCTATTGAAGAACTCAAAGAACTAAGTGAAGATATACGAAAGTTTTTAATTGAAACGTGTGCAATTACGGGGGGGCATATTGGAGCTAACTTGGGTGTTGTAGAGCTTACAATCGCTTTACACAAACATTTTAACAGCCCAAAAGATAAGATTATTTGGGATGTGGGGCATCAAAGCTACATCCATAAAATCTTAACTGGTCGTAGCACTCAATTCAATACTTTAAGACAGTACAAAGGATTATGTGGATTTCCAAAATTAAAAGAATCAGAACATGATGTCTGGGAGGCTGGTCATAGCTCCACATCATTATCAGCAGCAATGGGAATTGCTAAAGCTCGTGACATCTTAAAAGATCAGTACCACGTTGTTCCTGTAATTGGTGATGGTGCTCTGACAGGTGGCATGGCCTTAGAGGCACTCAATAATATTGGTCATGATCGCACAAATATGACCATTATACTTAATGATAATGAAATGAGTATTGCACCTAATGTAGGGGCAATGCATAATATGCTAGGCCGCATCAGAATGAATCAAGGGTACAATCGTTTAAAGTTAGATGCTGAACATGTCCTTAGTAAATTACCTGGAGGCAGTCGATTACGTGAATCTGCCGATCGCATCAAGGATAGCCTCAAGTACTTAGTTGTTGATGGTGCGTTTTTTGAAGAGCTGGGTATCCGCTATATCGGGCCTGTTGATGGACATAGTTTTGAAGAACTTGAAGATGCATTGAAAGCTGCTGACTCGATTAATAAACCTGTTTTAATTCATGTTGTTACTAAAAAAGGGAAAGGTTATCGTCCTGCCGAAAATGATAAAATTGGTACATGGCATGGACTCGGACCTTATAAGTTAGAAACAGGTGAACAAATTAAAGGTCAAACGAATGCACCGTCTTGGAGTCAACTGATGAGTGATGAAATATTATCCTACGCTAAAAATGATAGACGCATCGTAGCTATCACCCCAGCTATGCCAGTAGGATCAAAATTAACAAAATTTCAATCTGAACTACCAGACCAATTTTTCGATGTTGGTATAGCTGAGCAACACGCAGTCACAATGGCTGCTGGCCTTGCGATTCAAGGTATGAAGCCTTATGTTGCTATTTATTCAACATTTTTACAACGCGCTTATGATCAAGTTTTACATGATGTAGACCGTCAAAACCTTAATGTCATTTTTGGGGTGGATCGCTCAGGTTTAGTTGGAGCAGACGGTGAAACACATCAAGGGATATACGATGTAGGCTTTCTTACACAATTTCCAAATATGATTGTAATGATGCCAAAAGATGAAAACGAAGCTAAAGATTTAGTTTACACAGCAATGCATTATGAACAAGGTCCAATAGCTATACGTTATCCAAGAGGTAATGGATTAGGTGTCACTATCAATGATAAAAGAGCCCATGTACCTATTGGTTCTTGGGAAAAACTATCATCTGGTAAAGATGTAGTCTTGATTAGTTACGGACCTACTGTTCAATCCATTCAAGAAGCTGCTAAAATCCTCAAAGAAAAAGGGATATACGCAACTGTTATAAATGCTCGTTATATTAAGCCTATGGACTTTGAAATGCTTGATAGCATTGGTCAATCAAACCTTCCTGTCATTACCGTAGAAGAAGGTATGTTAAATGGTGGTTTGGGAAGTCAAATTGCCAATTACTTAACTGACCATGAATACACAAATCGAATTAAACGCCTTGGAATCAATAATGAATATATTGAACATGGTGATGTTAATAAAATATTAGATG
- a CDS encoding rhodanese-like domain-containing protein, which yields MTNSLIIALIILIAIILWMVIQYFLNKKSVNELNQAQFQEGLRKAQVIDLREKADYDYGHINGARNIPMTMFRQRYQGLRKDQPIYLVDANGIVSYRAARLLKKKGYKDLYMLKGGYKKWTGKIKSKK from the coding sequence ATGACGAACTCATTGATTATTGCTTTAATTATCTTAATTGCCATTATTTTGTGGATGGTTATTCAATACTTTTTAAATAAAAAATCAGTAAATGAATTAAATCAGGCACAATTCCAAGAAGGCTTGAGAAAGGCTCAAGTTATAGATTTGAGAGAGAAAGCCGATTATGATTATGGTCACATCAATGGTGCCCGAAACATTCCAATGACAATGTTTAGACAACGTTATCAAGGACTACGTAAGGATCAGCCTATTTATTTAGTGGATGCTAATGGAATTGTAAGTTATAGAGCAGCGCGTCTGTTAAAAAAGAAAGGTTATAAAGATCTGTATATGCTTAAAGGCGGATATAAAAAGTGGACAGGTAAGATCAAATCGAAAAAATAA
- the efp gene encoding elongation factor P, which translates to MISVNDFKTGLTISVDNGIWKVLEFQHVKPGKGSAFVRSKLRNLRTGAIQEKTFRAGEKVEQAMIENRRMQYLYADGDNHIFMDNTSFDQIELETSYIEYELKFLKANMDVQVQMYDGEIIGVELPKTVELEVTETEPGIKGDTATGATKSATVETGYTLNVPLFVNEGDILVINTSDGSYVSRA; encoded by the coding sequence ATGATTTCTGTAAATGATTTTAAGACAGGTTTGACAATTTCAGTTGATAATGGTATTTGGAAGGTTTTAGAATTCCAACATGTTAAACCTGGTAAAGGATCTGCTTTCGTAAGATCAAAATTACGTAATTTAAGAACAGGTGCTATTCAAGAAAAAACATTCCGCGCTGGTGAAAAAGTTGAGCAGGCTATGATTGAAAATCGTCGTATGCAATATTTATATGCCGATGGTGACAATCACATTTTTATGGATAATACGTCATTTGACCAAATTGAATTAGAAACATCATATATTGAATATGAATTAAAGTTTTTGAAAGCAAATATGGATGTTCAAGTTCAAATGTATGATGGCGAAATTATCGGTGTCGAATTACCTAAAACTGTTGAGCTTGAAGTGACTGAAACTGAGCCAGGTATCAAAGGAGATACAGCAACTGGTGCAACTAAATCTGCAACAGTAGAAACTGGATATACATTAAATGTTCCTTTATTTGTAAATGAAGGTGACATCTTAGTTATCAACACTTCAGATGGTAGCTATGTATCACGTGCTTAA